The Solibacillus sp. FSL W7-1436 genome window below encodes:
- the cbpA gene encoding cyclic di-AMP binding protein CbpA: MLVKQRYVKKKDVSYVKETDPIKDVLGQLNDNGYRCIPVLDEAGEKFVGNIYKVEVLEYKLKEGDMKAPVKALTQEADAFVHENSSFFEVFHSIKQLPYLAVVDTKGNFAGILPHSKVFELLEEAWGYRTGSCAITIALPDTDGILIRVLTAVKKVWPLHCVFSLDDDTTYLRRVIITLAKGAKQSTVDELEAAILKQGARIIDLEVFDKENF, translated from the coding sequence ATGTTAGTAAAACAAAGATATGTAAAGAAAAAAGATGTAAGTTATGTGAAAGAGACGGATCCTATCAAAGACGTCCTCGGTCAGTTAAATGACAACGGTTACAGATGTATCCCGGTATTGGATGAAGCAGGTGAAAAATTCGTCGGAAATATTTATAAAGTCGAAGTGCTCGAATATAAATTAAAAGAAGGCGACATGAAAGCACCTGTTAAAGCACTAACTCAGGAAGCGGATGCATTCGTCCACGAAAACAGTTCATTTTTTGAAGTGTTCCATTCAATCAAACAATTGCCTTACTTGGCGGTTGTTGATACGAAAGGGAACTTTGCCGGCATTTTACCTCATTCAAAAGTATTTGAGCTGCTGGAAGAGGCGTGGGGCTACCGTACAGGAAGCTGTGCCATTACAATTGCATTGCCGGACACGGACGGCATTTTAATTAGAGTTCTGACTGCGGTCAAAAAAGTATGGCCGCTGCATTGTGTGTTCTCTCTTGATGATGATACGACTTATTTACGCCGAGTGATTATTACTCTGGCAAAAGGCGCGAAACAATCGACAGTGGACGAGCTGGAAGCAGCCATCTTAAAACAGGGTGCCCGTATTATTGATTTAGAAGTATTTGATAAAGAAAATTTTTAG
- a CDS encoding transcription initiation factor TFIIIB — MTNIANKKECPKCGSTDLGRGKHSGYSVMAPVNKMSLGSNIEYIICTDCGFIIEGYVVKPEKFKGTF; from the coding sequence ATGACTAACATTGCAAATAAAAAAGAGTGTCCAAAATGCGGTAGCACGGATTTAGGCAGAGGCAAACATAGCGGGTACAGTGTCATGGCACCTGTTAATAAAATGAGTTTGGGAAGCAATATCGAATATATCATTTGTACCGATTGCGGGTTTATTATTGAGGGCTATGTTGTAAAGCCAGAGAAATTTAAAGGGACTTTTTAA
- a CDS encoding DUF2922 domain-containing protein, with translation MAQVLQLTFANIAGKTMTININDPKPNLTEAEVNAAMQTIIDQAVFSKDGLLFNVKKSARVVERNVTEIELNS, from the coding sequence ATGGCACAAGTTTTACAACTAACATTTGCCAACATTGCAGGGAAGACGATGACGATCAATATCAATGACCCGAAGCCGAATTTGACGGAGGCTGAAGTGAATGCGGCGATGCAGACAATTATTGATCAGGCGGTGTTTTCAAAGGACGGTCTTTTGTTCAATGTGAAAAAATCAGCGCGCGTCGTAGAACGTAATGTAACAGAAATCGAACTGAACAGCTAA
- a CDS encoding DUF2621 domain-containing protein — MGLDGWFLWFILFWVVVLISLMGIGGFFMFRKFLKALPKQDGKSDLDWQNIYLDKTIHLWGEDEKQLLTELVSPVPELFRQVAKEKIAGKIGEIALNERASKIDLDLIIRGYIIASPKRDHKFLRKKLDEMKIDTTNYDHLFEA; from the coding sequence GTGGGCTTAGATGGCTGGTTTTTATGGTTTATTTTATTTTGGGTTGTAGTATTGATTTCGCTTATGGGGATCGGCGGCTTTTTTATGTTCCGCAAGTTTTTGAAGGCCCTGCCGAAACAGGACGGAAAATCGGATCTAGATTGGCAAAACATATACTTAGATAAAACGATTCATCTTTGGGGTGAAGATGAAAAACAATTACTTACCGAGCTTGTCAGTCCTGTACCAGAGCTATTCCGCCAAGTTGCCAAAGAAAAGATTGCCGGTAAAATCGGTGAAATTGCACTGAATGAGCGTGCCTCAAAAATCGATCTGGACCTAATTATTCGCGGCTATATTATTGCTTCGCCAAAGCGCGATCATAAATTTTTACGAAAAAAACTCGATGAAATGAAAATTGATACGACGAATTATGACCATTTGTTCGAGGCATAG
- a CDS encoding SCO family protein, translating to MKTKKIVFALMLLAATVLTACSNYQFKPTTNFEIGGFTMTDHRNNEVTLESLKGEPWLAMFIFTSCTTICSPMTMNMTRVQDHLEKKGLEDYKIVAFSVDPDYDTPERLTEYLSRHTPVDESKWHMLTGYDQKFIEQFGRNSFKTPVQSIEGNDQVIHADTFFLVDEKGIAVKNYSGYGTGEDGVPYETIASDMEALIDERLN from the coding sequence ATGAAAACGAAAAAAATAGTATTCGCACTTATGCTCTTGGCAGCAACTGTTCTAACAGCATGCAGCAATTATCAGTTTAAACCGACGACCAACTTTGAGATTGGCGGGTTTACAATGACCGATCACCGAAACAATGAAGTGACACTGGAAAGCTTAAAAGGGGAACCATGGCTGGCAATGTTCATCTTCACAAGCTGTACAACTATTTGCTCGCCGATGACAATGAATATGACCCGGGTACAGGACCATCTGGAGAAAAAAGGGCTGGAAGATTATAAAATTGTCGCATTTTCAGTAGACCCGGACTATGATACACCGGAGCGTTTGACGGAATATTTATCACGCCATACACCCGTAGATGAATCAAAATGGCATATGCTGACAGGATACGATCAAAAATTTATCGAACAGTTTGGCAGAAACTCTTTTAAAACACCCGTCCAGTCAATTGAAGGAAACGATCAGGTTATCCACGCTGATACATTTTTCCTCGTGGATGAAAAAGGAATCGCCGTGAAAAACTATTCAGGTTATGGCACAGGGGAAGACGGTGTTCCATATGAAACGATTGCGAGTGATATGGAAGCACTCATCGACGAACGTTTAAATTAA
- a CDS encoding cytochrome c biogenesis CcdA family protein, whose translation MNTDLNILLAFGAGFLSFISPCTLPLYPAFLSYITGMTLDELKTEKGMMQKRAILHTLFFLLGFSIIFIAIGFGTSLAKDFFFQYQDLLRQVGAILIVAFGLMIVGLLQIDFLMKDRKFQFKNRPSGYFGSVLIGLAFAAGWTPCTGPILAAIITLGGTNPDSAMLYMLAYYLGFAIPFFTLSFFISRMNWIRTHSQKIIVVGGYIMITVGILLFFDGLTYIINLLLPIFDGFKGF comes from the coding sequence ATGAATACAGATTTAAATATCCTTTTAGCGTTCGGTGCCGGGTTTTTAAGCTTTATTTCACCATGTACGCTACCGCTCTATCCTGCATTTTTATCCTACATAACCGGTATGACACTCGATGAGCTGAAAACCGAAAAAGGAATGATGCAAAAACGCGCAATTTTACATACTTTATTTTTCCTGCTTGGGTTTTCGATTATATTTATCGCCATAGGATTTGGAACATCTTTGGCAAAAGATTTCTTTTTCCAGTACCAGGATTTACTGCGTCAAGTCGGCGCTATTTTAATTGTCGCATTCGGTTTAATGATTGTCGGTCTACTGCAGATTGACTTTTTAATGAAAGACCGCAAGTTTCAGTTCAAAAACCGGCCATCCGGTTATTTCGGTTCGGTGCTGATCGGTCTAGCTTTTGCAGCGGGCTGGACACCTTGTACCGGTCCGATACTTGCCGCGATTATTACACTTGGCGGAACGAATCCCGATTCGGCAATGTTGTACATGCTGGCCTATTACTTAGGCTTTGCCATCCCGTTCTTTACACTGTCATTCTTCATTTCACGAATGAACTGGATTCGCACGCATAGCCAGAAAATCATTGTTGTCGGCGGCTATATTATGATCACGGTCGGCATTTTACTGTTCTTTGACGGACTGACTTACATTATTAATCTTCTCTTGCCGATATTCGATGGTTTTAAAGGATTCTAA
- a CDS encoding CcdC family protein, with product MFDSIPSHYLLIGSTIMAVIMGSFVMFIRLRAQKKPVSAKKILIPPFAMSTGALMFIFEDFRVAPIQIVEAAALGLLFSTVLILTSKFEVRDGAIYMKQSKAFPFILVGLLVLRIILKLIFADTFDVGELAGMFFILAFSMILPWRIGMLIKYKKLEKSHIVA from the coding sequence ATGTTCGACAGTATACCTTCTCACTATTTATTAATTGGTTCGACGATTATGGCTGTCATAATGGGCTCTTTTGTAATGTTCATAAGACTGCGTGCACAAAAAAAGCCGGTATCCGCGAAAAAAATACTTATCCCGCCTTTTGCGATGTCAACAGGCGCGCTGATGTTTATTTTTGAGGACTTCCGAGTTGCGCCAATTCAAATAGTAGAAGCGGCCGCACTAGGCTTGTTATTTTCAACAGTATTAATCTTAACGTCGAAGTTCGAAGTGCGAGACGGCGCAATTTATATGAAGCAATCTAAAGCATTTCCATTCATATTAGTGGGATTATTAGTACTACGTATTATTTTAAAATTAATATTTGCCGATACATTCGATGTCGGTGAACTTGCCGGCATGTTCTTCATCCTGGCGTTCTCGATGATTTTGCCGTGGCGAATCGGTATGCTTATCAAATATAAGAAGCTTGAAAAATCGCATATTGTTGCATAG
- the ribE gene encoding riboflavin synthase gives MFTGIIEELGTVESISQSTQAMELAIRASKILEDVQLGDSIAVNGVCLTVKQFSKAVFLADVMPETVKATSLQQLAAGMPVNLERAMSANGRFGGHIVSGHVDGTATIQRKRPVANAVYIDLAMEKHLIAECIKKGSITVDGTSLTIFDVTDTFITISLIPHTYDQTVLGYKKPGDVVNIETDLIGKYVKKHLQNQTESTITMDFLQRTGF, from the coding sequence ATGTTTACAGGAATCATTGAAGAACTTGGTACGGTTGAATCGATCAGCCAGTCCACACAAGCGATGGAACTAGCCATTCGCGCAAGCAAAATTTTAGAGGATGTCCAACTCGGGGACAGCATTGCCGTTAATGGTGTCTGTCTGACAGTGAAGCAATTCTCAAAAGCAGTATTTTTGGCAGATGTGATGCCGGAAACCGTCAAAGCAACGAGTCTCCAGCAATTAGCGGCAGGTATGCCTGTCAATCTGGAACGGGCAATGTCGGCAAATGGTCGTTTCGGCGGACATATTGTTTCAGGTCATGTTGATGGAACTGCAACAATTCAGCGTAAGAGACCTGTCGCAAATGCAGTTTATATTGATCTGGCAATGGAAAAGCATCTGATTGCAGAATGTATTAAAAAGGGCTCCATTACAGTTGACGGCACGAGTTTAACCATTTTTGATGTAACAGACACATTCATTACCATTTCCTTAATCCCGCATACGTATGATCAGACTGTATTAGGCTATAAAAAGCCGGGAGATGTTGTGAACATTGAAACAGATTTAATCGGAAAATATGTAAAAAAACATTTACAAAATCAAACGGAAAGTACGATTACGATGGACTTTTTGCAACGTACAGGATTTTAA
- a CDS encoding VC0807 family protein — protein sequence MANNSQSNKYFIFLELLFYAALPYAIWKFGREPFGDYAAMLLSTVPGIIYTVYRFAKDRQFNVTGLFILGSMLIGTTVDLLSGSAEQMIWNNVYLGLIYTFFYIILLIIKKPFPLYVAVDFAYLQGYARKDSKALFFQKGIFGWFQLIQIVFIIRGLVMAGITVFLLRKYGIDSYGDMLIYKRAASWVFSGIVMGMFFYINVIVQKYTNRIQEKNDEKLPESEVVAE from the coding sequence ATGGCGAATAATTCACAGTCGAATAAATACTTTATCTTTCTGGAACTATTGTTTTATGCAGCTTTACCATATGCGATATGGAAATTTGGACGAGAGCCTTTTGGTGACTATGCCGCAATGCTGCTGTCCACTGTTCCCGGAATCATTTATACGGTTTACCGCTTTGCAAAAGATCGGCAATTCAATGTGACGGGCTTGTTTATTTTAGGTTCGATGCTTATAGGTACAACGGTTGATCTGTTGTCGGGTTCCGCGGAACAAATGATTTGGAACAATGTTTATTTAGGTCTTATTTATACATTTTTCTATATCATTTTATTGATTATAAAAAAACCTTTTCCTTTGTATGTTGCAGTTGATTTTGCTTATTTGCAGGGCTATGCACGAAAGGACAGCAAGGCATTATTTTTTCAAAAAGGGATTTTTGGATGGTTTCAGCTCATTCAGATTGTATTCATAATTCGAGGGCTTGTCATGGCGGGAATTACAGTCTTTTTGCTACGAAAATACGGAATTGACAGCTATGGTGATATGCTGATTTATAAACGAGCAGCAAGTTGGGTATTCTCCGGAATTGTAATGGGAATGTTCTTTTACATCAATGTCATTGTACAAAAATATACGAACCGAATACAGGAAAAGAATGATGAAAAGCTTCCGGAATCTGAAGTTGTAGCGGAGTAA
- a CDS encoding serine protease, whose protein sequence is MKDFETSNSLFILNEQQIEQLKQLEHFEYFFNLIRHDFAHLSFAKYSVSDVWVYFYFDEEPVINSEHALIFLLRHFILNEVLISPKFKRLKKATVGSFTNALMAAVMTVNLFLDYLREVHETLPKEQYDLYMKFENSSKQLFNDRFYEYEHYPKKLVQIETTIIKSLRDYLADNETKYADSKHKVIRFMDQFSIIKRELYEPLSLKN, encoded by the coding sequence ATGAAAGATTTTGAAACATCGAATTCATTATTTATTTTAAATGAGCAGCAGATCGAACAATTAAAACAGCTCGAGCATTTTGAGTATTTCTTCAATTTAATCCGCCATGACTTTGCACATTTATCTTTCGCAAAATACAGTGTAAGCGATGTTTGGGTTTACTTTTACTTTGATGAGGAGCCGGTCATCAATTCAGAGCATGCACTCATTTTTCTGCTTCGTCATTTTATATTGAATGAAGTGCTGATTAGTCCAAAATTCAAACGATTGAAAAAAGCAACGGTCGGGTCGTTTACGAATGCTTTAATGGCAGCGGTAATGACCGTCAATCTGTTTTTGGATTATTTGCGTGAAGTACATGAAACATTACCGAAAGAACAATATGATCTATATATGAAATTTGAAAACAGCTCGAAGCAATTATTCAATGACCGCTTCTATGAATACGAACATTACCCCAAAAAACTCGTCCAAATCGAAACAACAATTATCAAAAGTTTGCGGGATTACCTGGCAGACAACGAAACGAAATATGCTGACAGTAAACATAAAGTCATTCGTTTTATGGACCAATTTTCAATTATTAAACGAGAGCTTTACGAACCGTTATCTTTGAAAAATTAG
- a CDS encoding DUF1659 domain-containing protein has translation MNEFGFLNSTLTVFYQTGLDEFNEPVIKSSTFRNLERNATAQQLYTVATTIVGLTDYGYVESVKTQKDTITA, from the coding sequence ATGAACGAATTCGGATTTTTAAATTCAACGTTAACGGTATTCTATCAGACAGGCCTTGATGAGTTTAATGAGCCGGTCATTAAAAGTTCCACGTTCCGTAACCTGGAACGAAATGCGACAGCTCAGCAGCTTTATACTGTTGCCACTACAATCGTCGGCTTAACAGATTACGGTTATGTCGAATCTGTGAAAACGCAGAAAGACACGATTACAGCTTAA
- a CDS encoding dehydrogenase: MGKQLKSLQLDQYRSQTFSSIDAHYEAYTAMFESLVKEGNIEKVNAFLRFDSEPFILSNSNLKILQLLLDAEQHIKENLKGCLASLYLVIGHCYYFSIEFEQARKFYQLASSLALEDEDYSLLSIAMNNYYATQMDELPKDIFWDISKIPAVFLKMGNPEDQRFMLVRFIPHIELSLQIGKVEYAEKLFNDYFEEYPFEKFSRIDLHVRVLRGKILFKNGRYECAIEVLHEVLLLCMKANSHKDLVQECYKYITKSYKLINEETLLKKMEQYQARFYRKIETDKRYMEKYIKTSTANEFELDTRFISPLQQFRLAGTYLLNSIKDTGYTLVLVDCKVVDTEKEKLNEIIHLINEEMMKEMKEVIITSTRLDESTIGYIIQLSEECTDTLCAKVFYKIREQYPKNKSALEAIYFASVNNKENNLPSYQKCLDLAYAYIYYEIYK, translated from the coding sequence ATGGGGAAGCAACTTAAGTCATTGCAGCTTGATCAATATCGTTCACAAACATTTTCATCAATCGATGCACATTATGAGGCGTATACAGCAATGTTTGAATCATTAGTAAAAGAGGGAAATATCGAAAAGGTGAATGCCTTTCTTCGATTTGATAGTGAGCCTTTTATTTTATCCAATAGCAATTTGAAGATTTTGCAATTGTTATTGGACGCAGAACAGCATATCAAAGAAAATCTTAAAGGATGTTTGGCAAGTCTCTATTTAGTAATAGGACATTGCTATTATTTCAGTATTGAATTTGAACAGGCAAGGAAATTCTACCAGCTAGCGAGCAGTTTGGCGTTGGAAGATGAAGATTATTCCCTGCTGTCAATTGCAATGAATAATTATTATGCAACTCAAATGGATGAATTACCGAAAGATATCTTTTGGGATATTAGCAAGATTCCAGCTGTTTTTCTAAAGATGGGGAATCCGGAAGATCAAAGGTTCATGCTCGTCCGTTTCATCCCTCATATTGAATTGTCTCTGCAGATTGGCAAAGTGGAGTATGCGGAAAAGTTATTTAATGATTATTTTGAAGAGTACCCGTTTGAAAAGTTTTCCCGCATCGATTTGCATGTCCGGGTCCTAAGGGGGAAAATTTTATTTAAAAACGGCCGCTATGAATGTGCAATAGAAGTACTGCATGAGGTGCTCCTGCTTTGTATGAAAGCCAATAGCCATAAGGATTTAGTGCAAGAGTGCTATAAATATATTACCAAATCCTATAAGCTGATAAATGAAGAAACGCTTCTAAAAAAGATGGAGCAATATCAAGCGCGTTTTTACCGCAAAATTGAAACAGATAAACGCTATATGGAAAAATATATTAAAACGTCAACAGCCAACGAATTTGAATTGGATACTCGTTTTATATCGCCATTACAGCAGTTTCGGCTAGCGGGTACATATCTATTAAACTCGATAAAAGATACAGGATATACGCTCGTGCTAGTTGATTGTAAAGTGGTGGATACTGAAAAAGAGAAGCTCAATGAAATTATCCATTTAATTAATGAAGAAATGATGAAAGAAATGAAAGAGGTCATCATTACAAGTACGCGACTTGATGAATCGACAATCGGCTATATTATTCAGCTATCTGAAGAATGTACCGATACATTATGTGCAAAGGTTTTCTATAAAATCCGTGAACAGTACCCGAAAAACAAGAGTGCGCTGGAGGCCATCTATTTTGCATCGGTAAATAATAAGGAAAACAATTTACCGAGCTACCAAAAGTGCCTCGATTTAGCATATGCCTATATTTATTATGAGATTTATAAATAG
- a CDS encoding YvrJ family protein codes for MDQWIAILQEVTFPIFISFYLLYRIETKLEAIHTALVSLHHPGDRT; via the coding sequence ATGGATCAGTGGATTGCGATTCTTCAGGAAGTAACTTTTCCGATCTTTATATCGTTTTACTTGCTGTATCGGATTGAAACAAAACTCGAAGCAATTCATACTGCACTCGTATCATTACATCATCCCGGAGACCGGACATGA